The sequence below is a genomic window from Methanosarcinales archaeon Met12.
AGTAGATTTTGGAGATATGGTTGAAAGGCAGGAAATCAGCCTGAAGGACCTATTCGGGAAGGCTATAGCTATCGACGCATATAATGCCATCTATCAATTTCTCAGCATCATTCGTCAGCCCGATGGCACGCCATTGATGAACTCCAGGGGAGAGATAACATCGCACCTCTCTGGACTGCTATATCGGAATACCAACTTGATAGAGGGCGGACTCAAGCCCATCTTCGTATTTGATGGAGAGCCATCGAAACTCAAGACCAGGACCATTCAAGAGCGCAACGAGGTTCGAATCGCGGCTGAGAGATTATGGGCGGAGGCAAAAAAAGCTGGAAGTGCAGAAGCCATCAAATTCGCTCAGGCATCCTCCAAGATCGATACGCAGATAGTCGATGGTGCAAAAACGCTTTTGAGGCACATGGGAATTCCATGTATCCAGGCACCGTCCGAAGGAGAAGCTCAAGCGGCATTCATGGCGATAAACGGCGACGCATATGCAGTAGGCTCACAAGATTACGATGCCATTCTCGTTGGTGCTCCCATATTGATCAGGAACCTGGCCATCACAGGCAGGCGCAAATTGCCTGGAAAGAACGTCTATATTGACGTGAACCCAGAGAACGTCGAATTGGACTCAATTCTAAGCACCCTGGAAATTACGCGCGAACAGTTGGTCGACATTGCAATTCTGATTGGCACGGATTATGACCCCGGCGTCAAGGGAGTTGGACCAAAAACGGCATTGAAACTGATCAAAAAGCATGGCGCAATCGAGGGCGCGCTGGCCGAGTTGGGTGCAGACATCGAGAATTTCGATGCGATTAGGGACGTTTTCTTACATCCCGATGTCGCCTCGGATTACGAGGTAAAATGGCGCGAACCCGACGAGAATGAGGTCGAGAGTTTTCTTTGCGGTCGGCACGATTTTTCAGAAGACAGAGTTCGTAAAGCGCTGGAGCGGTTGGTCGATGCCTCTGACAGGAGACAGAGGACGCTGGACCAGTGGTTTTGAAGTATGGCATTCCATGGAACCCGATAAATTTAAATATAGTAAATTACTAAGTTTATGGTGGTTATGACTGGTATAAAAAGAGACGTAATTTCAAAACATGCCATAATAAAGATAAACAAAAGCATCGGTGAAAGTGGAGTATTTAGAGATGAAGGAATACTGGATTATGTACTGTATAACGTGATGAGGTCAAGAGGAGTGAACAGAAAATCCGCTATCCTGATGGTCGGCATAGCTAAAAACCACCCATTTGTGGATGGCAATAAAAGGACAGCCTACGAATCAACTAAAGTTTTTCTTTCACTACATGGCAAAAAACTAAAGGTGAAAAACGAACGAACCAAACTTGACGCTCTCTTTAGAATTGCAAACGGAACATATAATATAAATGACGTAACTATATGGATAGCAAACCACACAAAATAATTAGAAGTGACCATAATGGAAGTTATATACCATCCAGAAATGAAACGACCAGTAAGGGTAGCTACATGGGACGATATCGAACACATCGTCAAAAAAGACCTCCAGGAGGAAAAAGAATTCTACAAAAAGCTGTCACGAATGTAGAAAGTCAAAAATCTCAGATGGCATCACTCACGAAATCCATATCTCCCCATCAGTGGAACGAACATCACACCGCCACTCCTCTTTTTTATGACGTCATCCTTCTTCTCGACGAGATATAGTTCCTGAGAATAACGCCCGATGGGTATCACCATCTTTCCACCGTATTTGAGCTGTTCGAGCAGGGGCGGTGGGATGTCTGGTGCGGCGCATGCTACGCTGATTCTATCATATGGCGCATGTTCGGGCAATCCCAGCGTGCCGTCTCCGATGATGACCGTTACATTTGAATAACCTGCAAGTTCGATGTTCTCTCGCGCCGCATTTGCCAAGGATTCCAGGCGTTCGACCGTGTAAATATGACCATCTTCAACCAACTCAGCCATGATTGCTGCATGGTATCCGTACCCAGCACCAATCTCCAGAATTTGCATGCCTTTTTTGATGTCCAGCAGGTCACACATCATCGCGACCATATGTGGTGCCGAGATGGTTTGATTCTCTCCGATTGGGAGGGGACGATCGACGTAGGCGTACTTTCTAAATTCTTCAGGGATAAACAGGTGGCGCGGGACCGCTCTCATCGCTTTTAGCACATGCTCGCCAATGCCATATGATTTTAATCCCTCGATGAGTTCGTCCCTTTTGGTCTTGTATTCCATATCTTGCTTCACGCCGCCAACAGGACTCGAACCTGTGACTATCTGGTCTCTATGTGAAAACTTAACAGCCAGACACTCTACCAACTGAGTTATGGCGGCACTGCCATGTGGTATTGGTCGTTGACATCAAACTGCTTATACTTGATTTAAATTTTTCGATAGAGGATTTTGATTTATTTGTGACATAGGCCATTTACTTAAAGTCCTCGATAAATCTGATTTAATTTTTTATCGAGCCGCTCGATATCTGACTTTAAGCATACGATACTTTTTTTTGCCTTATTGGTTGTTATAGCACCGCGAAGCGATGGCTCGATCAATCCCTCCTGCTCCAGCACTCGTAGGGAATATCTGACCTTGTGTTTTGGAAATTCCGTCTCTTCAGCAAGTTTTAATATTCCGATTGGCTCTCCACGCATAACTGTCTTTAGAACTAATATATGTCGCTCGAGCATATTTAGTTCATGCACCAATTTTTTGGTCAGCATACAATTACCATGTTTATATATCTTCATTCATAATATTATTTGTTTACTATGGATGTTAGTATTCAGCCGTCAACGGTAAAAGGTACTACATATGCTCCTCCGTCAAAGAGCTATACACACAGAGCAGTGGCAATCGCCAGCCTTGGCAAGGAGTCCGAGGTATCGTATCCTCTCCTTTCAAAAGACACGTTGGCCACTGTTCATGCATGCGAGGCATTTGGAGCAACTATACGCATCATCGAAGGAAAAGAAGATGTTTTAAGAATCAGCGGCGTGGATGGACAGCCCACAACGCCAGAAAATGTAATAGACGCCGCCAATTCAGGGACAACGCTTAGATTTATGATTGCCATTGCTGGTTTGATAGACGGCGCAGCAGTTTTAACGGGTGACGCATCCTTGCGCAAGCGTCCAAATATCCCCTTGTTGAAGGCGATGAATGAACTGGGAGCGGTCGCGTTTTCCACCAAAGGAGATGGGACTGCGCCGATAGTTGTGAGGGGCAGACTTAAAGGGGGCAAAACGACGGTTGACGGGTCTATCAGCTCACAATTTATTTCAGGTTTGTTGCTTGCATGCCCATTTGTTGAAAAGGATACTACAATACGTGTAGACGGTGAGCTGAAATCCAGGCCATATGTAGAAATAACTATAGATATGCTAAAAAACGCTGGCGTGAAATTATTTACAGATTCCACCCAATTTACAATTCCATGCATGCAGTCCATTGATGTTGGGCCATATATGATTCCTGGCGACTTCTCATCTGCCTCGTATCTGCTCGCTGCAGGGGCGATTACCAATTCAAAGGTGGTAGTTAAGAATCTATTTCCATCTAAACAGGGAGATGTTGCCATCATAACCATCCTCCAGCAAATGGGTGCGAACGTGGAGTGGAACCAGAAGAAAGGTGTGGTGACCGTTGATGGGGCTGATTTGAAGGGCATTAGGATTGATGCGGGGGCCCACCCTGACCTGGTTCCGACCATTGCCATATTGGGGGCTTGTGCCAAAGGCGTTACGCAAATCACCAACGCTGCCCATCTGCGCTACAAGGAAACGGACAGGTTGACGGCGATGTCTACCGAATTGGCGAAGATGGGGGCAAAGGTGAAGCAACTGTCAGATGGTCTGATAATCGAAGAATCGCACCTGCACGGCGCAAGGTTATGCGGATATAACGACCATAGGATTGTGATGGCACTCACGATAGCTGGACTGGTAGCGGAAGGAGAGACGACCATCGATAGCGCAGAATCCGTGGGGGTATCGTATCCGGACTTTTTCGATGACCTTTTTAGTATGGACGCAAATATAAGAGTGGAATGATGAGCGGAAATTCATTCGGTCGGGCATTTAGACTCACAACATGGGGCGAGAGTCATGGCAGGGCTGTTGGTGCTGTTGTGGATGGTTGCCCAGCCGGACTGCCCTTAAGCGAGGAGGATATTCAAAAGGAGCTGGATAGAAGGCGCCCAGGTCAGAGTGAGATTACCACTCCGCGTGAAGAGGCGGATGTCGTGGAAATACTATCTGGCGTATTCGAGGGCAAGACGACCGGAACGCCCGTTTCGATGCTAATCTGGAATAAAGATGTCGATTCCAGCGTGTACGAACAACTGAGATATATGCCACGACCCGGGCATGCCGATTTCACGTATGAGGCTAAATACGGTTTTAGGGATTATAGGGGCGGAGGGCGCGCCTCTGCACGGGAGACGGTGGGCAGGGTTGCAGGAGGGGCGATGGCAAAAAAACTGCTCGGGACGAAGGGCGTTGAGATACTGGGACACGTCGTTGAAGTGGGGGGCATTTCTGTCGGCGACGTCAATTTGGGCCAAATACGAAAAAACGTGGAAAAGAACGTGGTCAGGTGCGCCGACGTCAGGATAGCGGAAAAGATGTGCAAGTGCATAGAGGAGGCAAAATCAGAAGGAGATAGCATTGGCGGCATCGTTGAAATCATTGCATTAAACGTGCCCCCAGGCGTGGGCGAGCCCGTATTTGATAAATTAGATGCGGATTTGGCGAAAGCGCTGATGTCAATTGGGAGTGTAAAGGGCGTTGAGATGGGCGTTGGATTTGGATGTGCAACGATGCGAGGAAGCGAGATGAACGACCCGTTTGTGCTCAACAAAGGCGTCGTGATGACCAAATCAAACAATGCTGGCGGCATCCTCGGTGGAATATCCAATGGCATGCCCATAGTGTGCAGAATTGCGGTCAAGCCAACTTCCTCTATTTCCAAAGTGCAGAAGACCGTTGATTTGTCGAAGAGGGTTAACGCCGAAATACGAATCAAAGGGCGCCATGACCCATGCATCTGTCCAAGAATCGTTCCTGTGGCAGAGGCGATGGTCGCTCTTGTGCTGGCGGATCACATGATAGTTGGAGGATTTATCCACCCAATCAGGTGAGATTCCCAGCACAAGAATATTGATGGACTCGCATCCAAAGTCGCTATGATTTGATGCCATCAGAATCATTTGTGGTATTTGTAGATTTGCTCAGAGTAGGGAATATTATGTCACTTATACAACAGGGAATCACCACACTAAGGAATATGATGAGAAACGTTTCTGCTATACGGGGAATCCATTCTGTGAATCCAAATGCCATGAGGTACAGCATTGTTGTTATTGTGCTTATGAAAACGTGTGAGCTATGGGAAACTATCGTGGAGCCTCTGCCATTGATTACATCGGCGGACACCACTCCAAGGAGCACGCCGAAGATTGCAAAGGGTACGACGGCTGTCGGATGCTTAATCAAACACCAATGGACCTCCATCCCAATGCCAACGAGCTCCCCTCCAAGGACTGGAAAAAATACGTCGCTAAGAGCACAAATCACAAGAGCGCCGATCAGTCCAATGATTACCGCTTTGAGCAACCTCCTCTCATGTCTCCAAAACATCGCCGTCGTGGCCGTAGCAGAGAACAAAATATGCACAGGGTGAAATACGTGGAACAATTCACACCAGTACCCAGACATTTGCGCTTTGCTCAGCGGGAAAGCCATCGTCAAGATTCCCAATAAAATAAGTGCGACACAAGCGCTAAACGCCGTGAATGGAGCGTGGTGTCTCAATTCATCCAAGACGTGTCCTAAAGTGGAGTCATCGCTTTTCAAATTATCCTCCTATGATGCCATGCGTCTTTGGAATTCTCGCCCGCCTTCTACCTGTTTTATCACTGCTGCCCTTTTGGTGTCCAGCTCAGATAACGGAATCATGGAGAGGCATCCTCTTTAAAGCAGCATGACGCATGTGCAATTGGATTTCCATCAGGGCATTTTTTAGGATGCCCCATCAGCGAGCAAAATCGATGCTCCATGTCATCAGATAGCGCATGCTCCAGCTTGCAAGCTTCACCGTGTGCGTTATCTTTCTCCATCCCCAGAAAATTAACCAGAAATCGTTCCATTAGTCTGTGCCTTCGTTTGACTTTCCGAGCAATATCCAGCCCTTTTTTGGTCAGGGATACCCCATAGTACAACTGATATTCCACATATCCTCCCTCAGCCAGCTTCTGCAACATCTCAGTAACGCTTGGAGGTGAAACGCTGAGCTCTTTGGCTATCTCAGATGTCTTTGCTATCCCAAATCTTTCGGTCAAGTACAGAATAGTTTCAAGGTATTCCTCTAATCGTTCTTCACTCATGTAACCAAGTTTAGGGTTACCAAAATATATAAAGATTTTGGTCACTTTGATATACTCCAAATTACAAATGTGCGTAGTGCGTATGATGAGTAAGGCAAGTCAGGTAGTAAAAGGACGAGCATCAGCCTGCGGTGCAGGCACGATTATAAACGCGATTGCGATGTGGAAAGGCTCGGCGTTTGCCGTTGACCTATGGACAACAGCAGAAGTTGAGCTAAGTGAGGAAATGGATGGCATCCATGGCGAGATCACGGGTGGCGGCGATACAACACTGATTGAGCGTTGTGTGGAGCTCGTGCTGGACAGATTTGATTATGTTGGTGGCGCTTACGTCAAAACGAGCAGTGAAATCCCCATTGCGAGAGGGCTGAAAAGCAGCAGTGCTGCGGCAAATGCCGCCGTTCTGGCTACGCTGGACGCGCTGGGTGAAAAGATGGAACCGTTGGAAACTATACGCCTTGGTGTTAAAGCCGCCGTTGATGTAGGAGTGACGATAACAGGTGCTTTTGATGATGCCACTGCATCCTTCTTGGGCGGCATC
It includes:
- the aroC gene encoding chorismate synthase, producing the protein MSGNSFGRAFRLTTWGESHGRAVGAVVDGCPAGLPLSEEDIQKELDRRRPGQSEITTPREEADVVEILSGVFEGKTTGTPVSMLIWNKDVDSSVYEQLRYMPRPGHADFTYEAKYGFRDYRGGGRASARETVGRVAGGAMAKKLLGTKGVEILGHVVEVGGISVGDVNLGQIRKNVEKNVVRCADVRIAEKMCKCIEEAKSEGDSIGGIVEIIALNVPPGVGEPVFDKLDADLAKALMSIGSVKGVEMGVGFGCATMRGSEMNDPFVLNKGVVMTKSNNAGGILGGISNGMPIVCRIAVKPTSSISKVQKTVDLSKRVNAEIRIKGRHDPCICPRIVPVAEAMVALVLADHMIVGGFIHPIR
- a CDS encoding shikimate kinase, whose product is MSKASQVVKGRASACGAGTIINAIAMWKGSAFAVDLWTTAEVELSEEMDGIHGEITGGGDTTLIERCVELVLDRFDYVGGAYVKTSSEIPIARGLKSSSAAANAAVLATLDALGEKMEPLETIRLGVKAAVDVGVTITGAFDDATASFLGGIVVTDNKTRQLIKRVEMESDVLIFVPEEMAFTSDTSVERSRLIAPAVDIAYNLALVGEFEKAMTLNGILYCAALGFDPEIILRGLEAGASGVSLAGTGTAFTALVKKDRVNAVIRAWGDFNGKIIKTKINNEGARVEKCR
- a CDS encoding protein-L-isoaspartate O-methyltransferase — its product is MEYKTKRDELIEGLKSYGIGEHVLKAMRAVPRHLFIPEEFRKYAYVDRPLPIGENQTISAPHMVAMMCDLLDIKKGMQILEIGAGYGYHAAIMAELVEDGHIYTVERLESLANAARENIELAGYSNVTVIIGDGTLGLPEHAPYDRISVACAAPDIPPPLLEQLKYGGKMVIPIGRYSQELYLVEKKDDVIKKRSGGVMFVPLMGRYGFRE
- a CDS encoding metal-dependent transcriptional regulator, which gives rise to MSEERLEEYLETILYLTERFGIAKTSEIAKELSVSPPSVTEMLQKLAEGGYVEYQLYYGVSLTKKGLDIARKVKRRHRLMERFLVNFLGMEKDNAHGEACKLEHALSDDMEHRFCSLMGHPKKCPDGNPIAHASCCFKEDASP
- the fen gene encoding flap endonuclease-1; this translates as MGVDFGDMVERQEISLKDLFGKAIAIDAYNAIYQFLSIIRQPDGTPLMNSRGEITSHLSGLLYRNTNLIEGGLKPIFVFDGEPSKLKTRTIQERNEVRIAAERLWAEAKKAGSAEAIKFAQASSKIDTQIVDGAKTLLRHMGIPCIQAPSEGEAQAAFMAINGDAYAVGSQDYDAILVGAPILIRNLAITGRRKLPGKNVYIDVNPENVELDSILSTLEITREQLVDIAILIGTDYDPGVKGVGPKTALKLIKKHGAIEGALAELGADIENFDAIRDVFLHPDVASDYEVKWREPDENEVESFLCGRHDFSEDRVRKALERLVDASDRRQRTLDQWF
- the aroA gene encoding 3-phosphoshikimate 1-carboxyvinyltransferase, which codes for MDVSIQPSTVKGTTYAPPSKSYTHRAVAIASLGKESEVSYPLLSKDTLATVHACEAFGATIRIIEGKEDVLRISGVDGQPTTPENVIDAANSGTTLRFMIAIAGLIDGAAVLTGDASLRKRPNIPLLKAMNELGAVAFSTKGDGTAPIVVRGRLKGGKTTVDGSISSQFISGLLLACPFVEKDTTIRVDGELKSRPYVEITIDMLKNAGVKLFTDSTQFTIPCMQSIDVGPYMIPGDFSSASYLLAAGAITNSKVVVKNLFPSKQGDVAIITILQQMGANVEWNQKKGVVTVDGADLKGIRIDAGAHPDLVPTIAILGACAKGVTQITNAAHLRYKETDRLTAMSTELAKMGAKVKQLSDGLIIEESHLHGARLCGYNDHRIVMALTIAGLVAEGETTIDSAESVGVSYPDFFDDLFSMDANIRVE
- a CDS encoding type II toxin-antitoxin system death-on-curing family toxin; protein product: MTGIKRDVISKHAIIKINKSIGESGVFRDEGILDYVLYNVMRSRGVNRKSAILMVGIAKNHPFVDGNKRTAYESTKVFLSLHGKKLKVKNERTKLDALFRIANGTYNINDVTIWIANHTK